The following are encoded together in the Candidatus Neomarinimicrobiota bacterium genome:
- a CDS encoding T9SS type A sorting domain-containing protein has protein sequence MKRTTIFIIILMGCSSSLTQAQIPEIDTLQYFDYDSLGGYCYMTLGDVEGWYMRFDPPEEWDRYNVIQADIVISDKVSFPILDWLFFGSDSGILSDTGYYHASQISISDSTDVYPNWKSYDLSQSDLKNLQGSLWLTTKYDVVDCDTTKIKGHTFFEVVWPPNTLHLTYEGAIRLVVQKSGTVGIESDMGYQERATAGHTVLSMFPNPTNSHTWIHVNLSGEQIGHSKSLTIYNLLGQALFKQILNTGESRHYLLRWPNDHHMVNHLPSGIYLVVLGEGENAVIKKLAVIK, from the coding sequence ATGAAAAGAACCACAATATTCATCATTATCCTGATGGGGTGCAGCTCAAGCCTTACCCAAGCCCAAATCCCTGAAATCGACACCCTGCAGTATTTTGATTATGATAGCCTTGGCGGTTACTGCTATATGACCTTGGGCGATGTTGAAGGTTGGTACATGCGATTTGATCCGCCCGAGGAATGGGATCGCTATAACGTAATACAGGCGGACATAGTCATCAGCGATAAAGTCTCTTTCCCGATCCTTGATTGGCTCTTTTTCGGTTCCGACAGCGGGATTCTGAGTGACACCGGATATTATCATGCATCTCAGATTTCAATTTCAGACAGCACAGATGTATATCCCAACTGGAAGAGCTATGATCTATCCCAATCGGACTTGAAAAACTTGCAGGGCTCGTTATGGCTGACAACGAAATATGATGTGGTTGACTGTGATACGACCAAGATTAAAGGCCATACTTTTTTTGAGGTTGTATGGCCACCAAACACTCTCCATCTTACTTATGAAGGAGCCATCCGCCTAGTCGTCCAGAAGAGCGGGACTGTCGGGATAGAGAGCGACATGGGATACCAAGAAAGAGCAACGGCGGGCCATACAGTCTTATCCATGTTTCCCAATCCTACCAATAGCCATACCTGGATTCATGTCAATTTGAGTGGGGAACAGATTGGGCACAGTAAATCACTTACGATTTATAATCTTTTAGGCCAAGCCCTTTTCAAACAGATACTGAACACTGGTGAAAGTAGACATTACTTACTCAGATGGCCTAATGATCATCATATGGTCAACCATCTTCCCTCAGGAATATATCTGGTAGTCCTTGGTGAAGGTGAAAATGCCGTTATTAAGAAATTAGCCGTAATAAAATAG